The Xiphophorus hellerii strain 12219 chromosome 3, Xiphophorus_hellerii-4.1, whole genome shotgun sequence genome segment CATTACCTCTGAAACCTTTCAGCCAGCAGGGGGCCGTAATGAGGTCTTTAGGATGGGCTTTGAAGTCCCCTAgccaaaaaaagtaaaagtaaaaagattaCTGCACTAATTATAtataagagagagagagaaataacattgaaaaaaataaattctatcatatatagatatatatatatcaagatatatatatctatatatatactgctTAGACCACCAGAAAATTGCTTATTTTACATCtgtctgtttacattttctctaACAGTGATGTTTGGCTGACACTTtgtttgaaggggtgtgcactAGACTGATATAACACTGTCATGAACATGGAGAAGACTTCaggaatgtttatgactgtcgTCATGAAGTGTCTTTCGGTAaaaattttgtttacttttattgaaaacttgaattaaaagtccatttaaagtgtcaactttgcaatATTTGGtatcaactttgtattaaagtttatttaccGAATAACACctcatgacaacagtcagacattcatgaagactccttcatgttcatgtcaGATGTTTAttacagtgtcatgtcagtcttatgcacatcccttcaaataaagttttacatacacatatatatatagatattattCTAATCCCTTACCTAAGATGCCGATGTTGTCATAAACTCCAAACATGCTCCTCTTCTCGTTCCACCTGTCCACTTGTTTAGGCTGAGGGATGGGATGCATCCTGATCTGGCAGCAAGTCCCTGAAGAACAGATTACTGCATTCAGCACCGAGTTTCCCACAAGGATTACATTTACAGCAGCAAAAGCTGGTAGAATAACAGCTTTATATTGCATTTATATCCCTAATGTCTTCGAGGTTAATTAGACAAGCATAAATAATGCAAGTTTATAAagtttgttaaataaacatgtttaatgtaTTTGAGGATGcaatattattttaagaaacCAAATAGCGTCAAAATGATTGGAGAAAATGTGAAGGATTGTGAGATTGGTAAACAGAATGTGATAGTTGTAACACCAGAAATGCTAATAAGCAAAACTCCCAACAACTAACtgaatatatattaatattaaatgttaataatattaatatgaaatgcaaacacacaaatttattatttcatgGCATCACTTCAGGCtcagttttgctaaatttatgGTAGATTTTATATGGTTTTATAtatgagaaacaaaacagtcaagaattttgaatgtttttgtataaacaaatatgtcaaatttataaaaagaacCAAAAGTTACAGTTTCCTATTTATGGGTTCTAATACCTGATCTGGCCTGATATATAAACATGAAATTGGTAAACAATGAGTTTTTCGGTCATGCATTATCATCTGACAGCATAGTTTACCCCTTATGTGTTGTTGCTCTATCAAGCTATGAAATTCATAGATTATCAATCAGAAGGAGCATTTATCTGAGAAATAATACCTCTGCACCGATTTTCTACTGTCCTAATTTGTGGTTTATGCAGAACTTTTGTctgctttaatatttaacttAGATAAAAGTCACTCCATTGTTTCACCCCTTCATCTTGCTGCCAGTTTTACTAAGCTCTGCTCTGGTGGAGCGCTTCAAAAAAATGGAGACGACTGTCCTGGTGCATAAAGGGAGACTCTTAGAAGATACcaatttcaattaaatattttaaagcaatcAGTATGCAGGACAGGATGATACAATTTGATGCAAGAAAGGATTCTAAAACACAAGATAGTGCGACTGAAAAAACTAATGATTGGTGATGATTATATCTTCAAATTCTAATCTTAAGATTTAGTTTATGACTGAATGCATTTAATACATTTGTAGGCAGCGGTAGAGGCTCTAAAATAAAACTGGTAATGGATACGGCGGGTTTACTGGAGCCGTCCTGACCTGTAGAAATGGTCCTGACTGGGAGCAGCAGAGTTCCCGCAGACTGAAAGAAGGTCGATCCAACTCTCAACAAACCTCCGAGAGCAAACATCTTCAGTCTTCTGACAAAGATAAATCATACGGTTAGATTAAAACTCATACAGAGTGCAAACCTAGTGACGGTCTGTCGTCAGACTGAGCTTTCTTAGCCTCTTTGTTTGTATCTACATTGACCcttagctttagcattagcttcggCTAACACGTTGCGTAAAGGTCGACGTTGAGACTTGTACCTGTTTCCGTGCTCAATAGCAAACCTGCATCAGATGATTCTCACTTTGCAACAGCAGGAAATACTTATTGTCGAAGatataatgacaaaaatatatattatcgTCGCTTCGACATGCTCTCTAAGCCCGCTGCCATCTTTATTTTATGTCCCACAATGCAGCGCAGCTCTACCGTACTGTCGTTTAAGCGgcgcaagacaaaaaaaaaaatccttgcgcatttaaaaaaaaaaaaaaatggtttgctGCCAGTAGAGGGAGCTATTTGAAATGAGTGACAGACTTGATGACCAAAACAAGGTCAGTAAGCTGCCTGCCTGGTTCAAACAAGgtgaataaaaaatgcaagtTTAATCCagatatattttgtgtt includes the following:
- the mrpl51 gene encoding large ribosomal subunit protein mL51, which encodes MFALGGLLRVGSTFFQSAGTLLLPVRTISTGTCCQIRMHPIPQPKQVDRWNEKRSMFGVYDNIGILGDFKAHPKDLITAPCWLKGFRGNELQRLSRKKKMVGDRMMTLDKHNLEKRIRFLYRRFNRTGKHR